The DNA segment TCTCCTGTAAAAGAAGCATAAGATTCACCACTATTACCATTGTATAGTGTTAGGGTGATATCATCTTCAATATCCATATTACGTTTTACCGGAATAGCAGAGAGAAAGGCAATTTCAACAAACTCACTGCTGTCTGGTCCCGCATTCTGGTAGTGAATTTCATTTACCCACATATAAGTGGTATTAGGATTATCATCATTCTGTATGGTTATAGAAAGAGTGTCAGTTATTCCAATCTCAGCATTAGCAGGTCCACTGACACTTTCGATAGCCAGTAAAATGGTTTCATTTTTCTCATACATATCATCATCTGCGATAGAGATAGAAAAGGACTGATTATCCGATGAGCCTGCTGGGAAAGTTAGGTTTTGAGTAGCAAAACTTTCAAAATCATCTTCGGTAGCCGTTCCTCCAACTTGAGAAACAGAGACCATCGTAGCTGTTTCAGTATTCGGATTTGTGATGCTTAGTGCTACTTCTACACTTCCCTCATCTTCCAAAATAAGTTGTTCTGCAGCAGCGAAATCTACGAGGGTCGTTTCGGTTCCGGAGCCACTACCTTCAATGGTCTGGTTGGTGTTGATTGATCCTTTTGTATTGCTTTCGGTGTTTTCCCAGCTAAAATCAGCATAACCAGAACCGGTTCCTGCCAGGGAAAGGGAATTTCCGACCGGAGCCGTCCCGCTTTCCTCAATTCCAATATCAGTACTTTCAATATCCTGAGCTGGACCGTCAGTAGCGGTAAAAGTTCCTTCATAAGAAAGGAATTGAATCAGTTCGCCACCAATATCGAGGCTCATTCCATCCGGACTTCCGTTTTGTAATCCATTAACAGGAAGATCTACATAAAAGAATGAAATACCATTTTCAGTATCACCAGCAGTGAAATCACTTCCAGAGTAAGTGGCGTAAACAGAGCCGCCATTTCCATTATAGAGGCTCAGGGTAACATCGGTTAGGTCTGCGAACTCGGCATTCACAGCTATTTCAACGAACTCACCTTGGTCACCGCCGTCGTTGTCATAATGCATTTCATTGACCCATGCAGCAGAAGGGGTTTGTCCATCATTATCGCGAATGGTAATTTCAGTCGAGTTAGCTGACCCGATTACTGCTTGTTCAGGTCCGGAAGCATTTTCTAAGCCCAGAATAATGGTCTCGTTCCCTTCTTCAAGATTATCGTCCGTTAGGTTTATCGTCACAGATTGACGATCCAGAGAACCAGCCGGAAAAGTGAGTGTTTGGGTAGTGAATGCCTGGAAGTCATCGCCGGAAGTGGCGGTTCCGCCTGAGTAAACCACATCAACGGTGGTTGCTGTATCTGCATTAGGGTTGGTTATAGAAACTTCAATTTCAACCGAAGACTGACTTTCATCAAAAGAAAGTACGGTAGCTGAAAACTCAACATTGGTCTGGCTGATTTCGCCTTCAAAATAAGCACGTTCAACGAGGGAGGGGTCAATCACAAAAGGATTGACGTCATTACCGGAAATTTCAGCAATGGCGCAGGTTCTATTGTACTCGGTTGTGGAAACAGCATCTACAGTGTTCCAGTTGCGAAGGAAGTCTTTCTGGATTTCGAAGAAAATAGGGTCGGCAGCATCAGCCTGAGTTTTATACATGGTATAGAAATAGAAAGCGGCTCGGGCGACATCACCTTTGGAAACTTCTCGGGGTTCCCAGCTTGCGGAATAATCAGAGTTTGGGTGTGAGTCTCTGTACTCGCTGTATTCATCAATTACATTGCCATCGGGATTGGGAACATCCTGATCGAGTCGCCACCAAGTCTCTGTTTCCTGATCCGGAATTTCATAGTACGGATGATTTCCCCTGGCGCTGTTGGCTCGGGAATACGCCGGAAATAAATGATGCATGTCGGAACGAGCAGGCTCTGTTGAAGCTCCTTTACTTTGCGGCCAGCTGTGTTCGGCGTTTACGTCTTTACCAAAAGCATCGGTACTTGGATCGTTATTTGGGTCGAGATAGATTCTATAGCCGGTATAAATTGTGGTTAGGGAATCATTTTTATTATCAATTTCAGAATAGAGAATATCTCTGGCGTTATCATAACTGATGTTGTCGGTAGTTCCATATTCCTGAACCAAAGCATCCAGTAATTCTTGTCCTGCTAAGTCAGGAAAAATTTGTGTCCCTTGTGCCGGACAGCTTTGTGAAAATGCAGAGGATGCAAAAAACAGCGACAGTACAAAAGTAAGAATTGCTGCTTTATGGTTGATGGTTTTGGGGTATGCCATTGCCTTCCAAATTTGATGATTATTTTTATACAAGAAGTGGTGACAGCACGATTTACGGTTGTGCCGGTGGAAGCTTCCCTGTCCTTATTACCGGGAATTACACATCATTAACAATATAACAGATTTATAGTGGAGAGAGGTAAAGGATTTATTAAGTAATGTCAGGTATTGGAATCTGCTAAATACTCATGGACATATTTGATAGCCATAGAGCCTTCACCCACGGCAGAAGCCACTCGGTTCATTGCTCCAGCGCGTACATCACCTGCGGCAAAGATACCCGGAGAACAGGTTTCTAAAAGATAAGGTTGGCGTTCCAGCTTCCAGGTTTTTGAGAAGTTATCGTATCGGTGAAGCTCTTTGCCGGTTTCAATAAAACCACGATCACTCTTGATGACATTTGCTTTAATCCAATCAGTGTAGGGGCGGGCACCTATGAAAATGAATAGGCCATCAGCTTCAACATCGAACCGATTGTCTTCCTCATTGTTGTGCAAGATCAGTTTTTGAAGATTCCCTTCCCCGCAAGCTTCTTCGATTTCAGTATGTGGCATCACTGTGATGTTATCTGTGTCATCAAGCTGATGGATTAGATAGGAAGACATACTGGAAACAAGCGATTCACCGCGAATCAAGATTTTGACTTCTTTTGCGAAAGTGGATAAATACATAGCGGCTTGACCTGCTGAGTTCCCACCACCAACGATATATACTTTTTTATCTTTGAAAGCATGAGCTTCAGTCATGGCAGCGCCATAATAAATTCCGGCACCGGTGAAATCAGAGATACCTTTACTCTCTAATTTTCGGTAATTCACTCCGGTGGTAATTACTACTGCTTTTGCGTTTACCTCAAAACCATCTACCATTTTTATGGTTTTATACTGGTCGGTGAGTGATATATCTACCACTTCTTGTGGGGATAAAAATTCCACTCCAAAACGCTTGGCTTGGGTGATTGCACGCCGGGCTAAATCAGAACCACTGAGTCCCTTAGGAAAGCCGAGATAATTCTCAATTCTTGAGCTAGTTCCAGCTTGTCCACCGGGAGCTCTTTTTTCAATCAGCAGTGTGTTTAACCCTTCTGAACCTCCATAAACAGCTGCAGCTAAGCCAGCCGGCCCCGCACCAATAATTGCAACGTCATAAATATTCTCAGAGGCAGTGGGACTTCGACCCAGCTTCTTTGCAATTTCTTTTGGGGATGGGTCTGTAAAATGACTTCCATCTTCAAAAAAGATGGCCGGCAAATGCTCCGTATTTACTTTGTGGTCGTTTAGTAGCTCTTTCGCTTTTTCATTGCCTTCTATATCTAACCAGCGATAGGGAATCAGGTTACCGGATAAGTAATCTTTGATAGCATGTGACTTCGGAGAGTATTGATAGCCCACAAGTCGAATCCCCCGAAACTCGGGTTTGAAATTGGCAAGCCATTCATCCAGCTGATCGTCAAGGACCGGGTATAGTTTTTCTTCGGGAGGATCCCAGGGCTTCAATAAGTAGTAATCCAGCTGAACATCATTGATCGCACTTATGGCAGCTTCCATGTCGGAATAGGCAGTCAGCAGAACCCGCTTGGCTTCCGGGAAAATTTCTTTCGCCTTCTCTAAAAACTCAACGCCCAGCATTTGTGGCATCCGCTGATCACTTAAAAATAAAGCTACCGTCTCCCCCTTTTTCTTAAGCTCCGGGAGTGTTTCAAGGGCTTCTTTGGCTGAATCAGTACTTAAAATCCGATAATCATTCCGATACTGACTACGCAAATCCCGGGTAATGGTGCGTATCACCTGTGGATCATCATCAATCGCAAAAATTATGGGTTTACTCATCCCTTCGGGAATTCAAAATTTAAAATTAAAGGTGAAGATTCGGAAAAATGCTCAATGCAATTTTAAATTTTTCATCTTTAATTTTGAATTCAATTTAGTGGAAAACAAAGTTCGAAAATAGTTTCTCCGGGTTGGGATTGAACAGAAATAGTGCCTTCGTGTTTGGATACAATTTTACGGACAAAATCGAGCCCAAGTCCCGTGCCTTGCCCGACTCCTTTGGTT comes from the Balneola sp. genome and includes:
- a CDS encoding fused response regulator/thioredoxin-disulfide reductase; the encoded protein is MSKPIIFAIDDDPQVIRTITRDLRSQYRNDYRILSTDSAKEALETLPELKKKGETVALFLSDQRMPQMLGVEFLEKAKEIFPEAKRVLLTAYSDMEAAISAINDVQLDYYLLKPWDPPEEKLYPVLDDQLDEWLANFKPEFRGIRLVGYQYSPKSHAIKDYLSGNLIPYRWLDIEGNEKAKELLNDHKVNTEHLPAIFFEDGSHFTDPSPKEIAKKLGRSPTASENIYDVAIIGAGPAGLAAAVYGGSEGLNTLLIEKRAPGGQAGTSSRIENYLGFPKGLSGSDLARRAITQAKRFGVEFLSPQEVVDISLTDQYKTIKMVDGFEVNAKAVVITTGVNYRKLESKGISDFTGAGIYYGAAMTEAHAFKDKKVYIVGGGNSAGQAAMYLSTFAKEVKILIRGESLVSSMSSYLIHQLDDTDNITVMPHTEIEEACGEGNLQKLILHNNEEDNRFDVEADGLFIFIGARPYTDWIKANVIKSDRGFIETGKELHRYDNFSKTWKLERQPYLLETCSPGIFAAGDVRAGAMNRVASAVGEGSMAIKYVHEYLADSNT